The Bifidobacterium animalis subsp. animalis ATCC 25527 genomic interval CTGCGCCTCAGGCAGATTGAATGTGCCCTCCTCTTCGATGGGGTTCTGAGTGGCGATCACCATGAACGGTTTGGGAAGTTCGATTCGTTGACCTCCAATGGTGGTGGCACCCTCGGCCATGGCCTCCAGCATGGCGGACTGAGTTTTCGCATTGGCTCGGTTGATTTCGTCGAGCAACACGAAATTGGCATGGATCGGTCCGATTTGCGTGGTGAAGTGTTGGGTGGAGAAATCGAACACCTGCGTTCCCACAAGGTCCGAAGGCATGAGGTCCGGCGTGCACTGCACGCGTTTGAACGAACCGGAGACGGAGGTGGCCAATGTCTGCGCGGCGGTCGTCTTCGCCAGGCCGGGCACAGATTCTATGAGAATATGACCTCCTGCCACCAAGGTGGTGATCAGGGATTCTCGTAGATTGGTCTGGCCGACAAGCGTCTGCGCGAATCGCGAACGGATGCTGTTGACCAACCGGCCGGCCCGTTCCGTATCGTTTCTTGAGATCGGGACGGTTGGAGACTGGAGGGTGGAGGGGGCTGGCGGAGGCGTGGTCGGTTGGGAGGGGGAGAAGAAAGGCATGTGCCACCTACTATGTTTGAGCGTTTCGTATGCTGTTCTGTTTCAGTTGGTTAGTGTAATGCATGGCCGTGCAATGGGCACACGACGCAGCCGTGCAGTGTGCTCGCCTTCATGTGCCTCCAGCTATTACCGTGCAGGGCAATCGGACGATGGCAGCGACCAGTCGACCGGTTCGGCTCCCATCTGCTTGAGTGCCGCGTTCGCGCGGGAGAAGGGATGTGATCCGAAGAAACCGCGCGATGCCGACAGCGGGCTGGGGTGTGCGGATTTGATGATGGCGGCATTCGTCAGCAACGGCTCCAGGGTCTGGGCGTTACGCCCCCAGAGAATCGCTACCAGCGGCTTTGGCTTGCCGTGCTCATCGACACGGTTGTTGAGTGCACGCACAGCGCAATCGGTCACAGGTTCCCAGCCCAGGCTCTGGTGGCTGTTCGGCCTGCCAATCGTGACGGTGAGGCAGCGGTTGAGCAATTCCACCCCCCGGTGGGTCCAAGGAGTGAGGTCGCCGTTGCAGGGTGGCGGCACGTGCAGATCATCCTCAAGCTCCTTGAATATGTTGACAAGACTCTTCGGCAGCGGGTGGACGTTTGGCGCCACTGAGAAGCTC includes:
- a CDS encoding AAA family ATPase encodes the protein MPFFSPSQPTTPPPAPSTLQSPTVPISRNDTERAGRLVNSIRSRFAQTLVGQTNLRESLITTLVAGGHILIESVPGLAKTTAAQTLATSVSGSFKRVQCTPDLMPSDLVGTQVFDFSTQHFTTQIGPIHANFVLLDEINRANAKTQSAMLEAMAEGATTIGGQRIELPKPFMVIATQNPIEEEGTFNLPEAQMDRFMMKAIMTYPSADEEQRMLGLLINRGSDAIDPTKLPRDVISIQDVDWLRETARRVHVSDAIMQYAAALSETSRGAGPKPIQGLSSLVRLGASPRASIALVRIAQASALMAGRDYVIPEDVKGFAHEVFRHRILLTFEALADGVTSDQIVDQIVQVVPVP
- a CDS encoding uracil-DNA glycosylase, which encodes MTEIKPLEELMDPGWAEALRPVEPQIRHMGRLLRERIGHGEHIAPASRNILRAFTIPFDSIRVLIVGQDPYPTSGYAVGLSFSVAPNVHPLPKSLVNIFKELEDDLHVPPPCNGDLTPWTHRGVELLNRCLTVTIGRPNSHQSLGWEPVTDCAVRALNNRVDEHGKPKPLVAILWGRNAQTLEPLLTNAAIIKSAHPSPLSASRGFFGSHPFSRANAALKQMGAEPVDWSLPSSDCPAR